One window of the Babesia bovis T2Bo chromosome 2, whole genome shotgun sequence genome contains the following:
- a CDS encoding Thrombospondin-Related Anonymous Protein 4 (TRAP4) yields the protein MMVKFHTLSVAAILAIASSNTIFATFRSNGKTFGDESVSLLEHESTSLSRGPRPTEDQISQLPKNVFFLLDNSIDMSIETGEENRHFLSEFFKLLKKYEGINVSLIRYNSEEPLGSTKALTNGELKKLSDNIPTKMPFDIGVVPTGIGAALKQIKTLYPGHENFLVGNTITELEYAKALGKDIVVIVFTTGHVIDPHLAYDEAFDARRNGVRFYVINRGGKAENYWTQLLGCHYNTCLSYIRAKITRPSLYLDVLVNRVVSKRAKDAVCLEVWTDYKPNTEKSDVRIMTSTLKLYKTLLTGSFGERNIKGLTCDEQLKDMQKRQIFCYSNKCAPTIYSRSYVDLAIQRLNAKDFKEVLDESSYRSRRLQSVEKHNEQQTGSQETLSGSARVETSLESSVPSSYVAELGESDTETYKQLEYIDKNGVTIFDNEPTVVVDTPEYVQKVHEREMKSGEEAIHLPNSGTHHPPHHRKGANGSGKKTTIVVGIICLVVICAVIAGAYLSLSQQESVELTSEEGDFLNDTTGGQPEVLETQQVVDAENKTWL from the coding sequence ATGATGGTGAAGTTCCACACATTATCGGTTGCAGCCATCCTGGCGATTGCTTCATCCAATACTATTTTTGCTACATTTAGATCAAATGGAAAAACCTTCGGAGATGAATCTGTTAGCCTTCTAGAACATGAAAGTACCAGTTTGTCTCGTGGTCCTAGACCAACCGAAGATCAAATCAGTCAGTTACCAAAAAATGTTTTCTTTCTATTGGATAACAGCATTGATATGTCTATTGAAACTGGAGAAGAGAATCGTCATTTCCTCTCCGAGTTTTTTAAATTGTTAAAAAAATATGAAGgaataaatgtttcacTAATAAGGTACAATAGTGAAGAACCGTTAGGTTCGACGAAAGCATTAACCAACGGGGAGTTGAAAAAACTATCCGATAATATTCCTACTAAAATGCCTTTTGACATTGGCGTTGTTCCTACCGGTATAGGAGCTGCCCTCAAACagataaaaacattataccCTGGTCACGAAAATTTCCTTGTTGGAAACACCATTACTGAATTGGAATATGCGAAAGCATTGGGTAAGGATATTGTTGTAATCGTGTTTACTACTGGCCACGTCATTGATCCACATTTAGCATATGATGAGGCATTTGATGCCCGCCGTAATGGTGTAAGATTTTACGTTATTAATAGGGGTGGAAAGGCCGAAAACTATTGGACTCAGCTATTGGGATGCCACTACAATACTTGTTTGAGTTATATTCGGGCCAAAATAACAAGGCCTTCACTATATCTCGATGTTTTGGTGAACAGGGTTGTGTCTAAACGCGCGAAAGATGCCGTTTGTTTGGAAGTGTGGACGGATTATAAACCTAACACTGAAAAATCGGATGTGAGGATTATGACTTCTACGTTGAAATTATACAAAACCCTTCTTACTGGGAGCTTTGGTGAGAGAAACATCAAAGGTCTCACATGTGATGAGCAGCTAAAGGATATGCAGAAAAGACAAATATTTTGCTACTCAAATAAGTGTGCTCCCACGATCTATTCAAGATCTTATGTTGACTTAGCTATTCAACGTCTTAATGCAAAAGATTTTAAAGAGGTACTAGATGAGTCATCTTACAGATCACGCCGTTTGCAATCAGTGGAGAAACATAATGAGCAACAAACAGGTTCTCAAGAAACGCTTTCTGGAAGCGCCCGTGTAGAAACAAGCTTAGAAAGCTCAGTACCTTCATCCTATGTGGCAGAATTGGGAGAAAGTGATACAGAAACATACAAACAGTTGGAGTACATAGATAAAAATGGTGTCACTATCTTCGACAATGAGCCCACTGTTGTTGTCGATACTCCTGAGTACGTACAAAAGGTGCATGAAAGAGAAATGAAGTCTGGTGAAGAAGCCATCCATCTTCCCAACTCTGGCACTCACCATCCACCTCATCACAGAAAGGGAGCCAACGGATCCGGTAAAAAGACCACGATCGTCGTTGGTATTATATGCCTTGTAGTAATATGCGCCGTCATAGCCGGCGCCTACCTATCGCTTTCACAGCAAGAGTCTGTGGAACTCACCTCTGAAGAGGGTGACTTCTTGAACGACACTACGGGCGGTCAACCTGAAGTACTCGAAACACAACAAGTTGTGGATGCAGAGAACAAAACATGGTTGTAA
- a CDS encoding putative integral membrane protein yields MSGHLVCKSGFGLGKVAKLMLASVVVLSAFSGNVWANEAEVPQEPVEKKKEGGKGSWFWKKGDSEKEDLQKLPPKNIPSITTSSNTEKTPLKDFSVTLGPAKRCCAPWLKKGEVDLSMLKKRISLLLHRVTNYGPGTPGFGISENIVELFNNKGTIVVPEDIARDLCRLPSGKAMLYEWKCFTDEFARYIAEMLTVNAYGELSITESWIKKIIKSIRNKGMTKTMKELSSKGMKETLKDIFSKENYDYYKSRHDSYDKVRKHVLSALTRKPNFDAPSKQMESDTKGSTAETPSTDASA; encoded by the coding sequence ATGTCTGGCCACTTGGTTTGCAAATCGGGCTTTGGCCTCGGCAAGGTTGCCAAATTGATGTTGGCTTCCGTTGTTGTACTTAGTGCCTTCAGTGGTAACGTTTGGGCTAACGAAGCTGAGGTACCTCAGGAACCCGTTGAGAAAAAGAAGGAGGGTGGTAAGGGTTCGTGGTTTTGGAAAAAGGGTGATTCAGAGAAGGAGGATTTGCAAAAATTGCCTCCCAAAAACATCCCATCAATCACCACCTCGAGTAATACAGAAAAGACACCACTGAAGGACTTTTCTGTTACGCTTGGACCTGCCAAGAGGTGTTGTGCTCCTTGGTTAAAGAAGGGTGAAGTTGATCTTTCTATGTTGAAGAAGCGCATTAGTTTGTTGTTGCACAGAGTGACTAACTATGGTCCGGGAACACCCGGCTTTGGAATTTCTGAGAACATTGTGGAGCTGTTCAACAATAAAGGCACCATTGTGGTACCAGAAGATATTGCAAGGGATCTTTGTCGTTTGCCTTCAGGCAAAGCCATGTTATATGAATGGAAATGCTTCACCGACGAGTTTGCAAGGTACATAGCTGAAATGCTAACAGTGAATGCCTATGGTGAATTGTCAATAACAGAATCATGGATCAAAAAAATTATCAAATCTATACGCAATAAAGGAATGACAAAAACTATGAAAGAATTAAGTTCGAAGGGAATGAAAGAAACTCTAAAAGATATATTTAGTAAGGAAAACTACGATTACTACAAAAGCAGACATGATTCATATGATAAAGTTAGAAAACACGTGCTATCTGCTTTGACACGTAAGCCAAATTTTGATGCACCGAGTAAACAGATGGAATCAGACACAAAAGGATCCACAGCTGAGACTCCATCAACTGATGCATCTGCATAA
- a CDS encoding putative ribosomal protein L13: MFKEKIVIDCKGHLMGRLASVVAKELLSGQKIVCVRCEDVSISGSLYRNKLKYHRFLRLRTNSNPRHGPFHLRKPSKMFWRVVRGMIPHKTKRGAEALKRLKTYEGVPPPYDKVKKQVVPSALRFLKLKPHRRHCRLGDVLAKVGWNHNGLIQKLEAHRKERSQEYYKEKMEKVKRREQAKAEAMSKLPEEHKNALTYCGYA, encoded by the exons ATGTTTAAGGAG AAAATAGTAATCGATTGTAAGGGACACCTTATGGGTCGCCTAGCCTCAGTAGTGGCTAAAGAATTACTAAGTGGACAGAAGATTGTTTGCGTTCGCTGTGAGGATGTAAGCATCAGTGGATCCCTATACCGCAACAAGC TGAAATACCACCGCTTCTTGCGCCTGAGGACCAATTCTAACCCACGCCACGGTCCATTCCACCTCAGGAAACCATCCAAAATGTTTTGGCGTGTGGTGCGAGGTATGATTCCTCATAAGACTAAGCGTGGAGCTGAAGCCCTTAAACGCCTGAAGACCTACGAGGGAGTGCCACCACCATACGATAAGGTAAAGAAACAAGTCGTTCCATCGGCTCTTCGCTTTTTGAAGTTGAAGCCTCACCGTAGACACTGCCGCCTAGGCGACGTCCTCGCTAAG GTTGGATGGAACCACAACGGACTCATCCAGAAACTGGAGGCTCACAGGAAGGAGCGCTCGCAAGAATACTACAAGGAAAAGATGGAGAAAGTGAAGAGGCGTGAACAGGCCAAGGCGGAAGCAATGTCTAAGCTTCCCGAAGAGCACAAGAATGCTCTTACATACTGTGGTTACGCTTAG
- a CDS encoding putative u6 snRNA-associated sm-like protein Lsm2 produces the protein MLFFNFFQSLAEKGASVTVELKNDLQLTGRLHAVDQYLNFKLSNVTASDTERYPHLLSVVNCFVRGSVVRYVYLNSSDVNTEELQELCRREAMKSNVDK, from the exons ATG TTATTCTTCAACTTCTTCCAATCGCTTGCGGAGAAGGGCGCTAGTGTGACGGTTGAGTTAAAGAACGATCTACAGCTGACTGGCCGTCTTCATGCTGTGGACCAGTACCTCAACTTCAAGCTGAGCAATGTGACGGCCAGTGACACCGAACGTTACCCTCACCTG CTGTCGGTTGTGAATTGCTTTGTGAGAGGTTCAGTGGTGCGTTACGTCTACCTCAATAGCTCCGACGTCAACACTGAGGAGCTCCAGGAGCTGTGTCGCCGCGAGGCCATGAAGTCTAACGTAGACAAGTAA
- a CDS encoding SNARE_syntaxin exocytosis family protein: MIKDTVMHENLTFSFRSLRTKERQKAHRFETGNPDVPLLESNNGQTDMSINQSHDTDDVAVSINLPPSWLELVEDCIFTFKNVKNRIRDLDNAQNKSLLTVFDRLGKKDHGQIGVITTDIATMMKKIERNMDIIGRECPDYVENQLRKNARHKIASELLGLSDTFRRLQKTYYEHVQEDKQNRANSAIPEIALVNESFVQEQVQVSHENIADRTNRLHEITMTMQELRDMYTQLANMIVEQGSMLDQIDYNVRLFTENTKGVVRELRKTLKKETSGFAIKMVRNLLLVIFVEIILLVIKFA; the protein is encoded by the exons ATGATCAAAGATACAGTAATGCATGAGAACCTTACCTTTTCGTTTCGGTCCCTCCGTACAAAAGAAAGGCAAAAGGCCCATCGATTTGAAACTGGTAACCCTGATGTACCACTTTTAGAGTCGAACAATGGCCAAACTG ATATGTCGATAAACCAGAGTCATGATACAGATGACGTAGCTGTGTCAATAAATCTACCACCTAGTTGGCTGGAACTGGTAGAAGATTGCATATTTACATTCAAAAATGTTAAGAACAGAATTAGAGATTTAGATAATGCACAAAACAAAAGCCTGTTGACTGTATTCGACCGATTGGGGAAAAAGGACCATGGCCAAATAGGGGTTATTACAACCGATATCGCAacaatgatgaaaaaaATAGAGCGTAACATGGATATCATCGGTAGAGAATGTCCTGATTATGTAGAAAATCAATTGCGCAAAAACGCAAGGCATAAAATCGCAAGTGAGCTTTTAGGATTGTCTGATACCTTTCGAAGACtgcaaaaaacatattatGAACACGTACAAGAGGATAAACAAAATCGAGCCAATTCGGCAATTCCAGAAATAGCTCTGGTCAATGAAAGTTTTGTACAAGAGCAAGTTCAAGTATCTCATGAAAATATAGCAGATCGTACTAATAGACTCCACGAAATTACAATGACCATGCAGGAACTTAGAGATATGTACACCCAACTTGCTAACATGATTGTAGAACAGGGGTCCATGCTCGACCAAATAGATTATAATGTTAGGTTATTCACTGAAAACACAAAAGGGGTTGTTCGGGAATTACGTAAAACATTAAAAAAGGAGACTTCAGGATTTGCCATCAAAATGGTGCGCAATCTGCTGCTGGTTATTTTTGTGGAGATCATACTTTTAGTCATAAAATTTGCATAA
- a CDS encoding putative integral membrane protein — translation MSGHLVCKSGFGLGKVAKLMLASVVVLSAFSGNVWANEAEVPQEPVEKKKEGGKGSWFWKKGDSEKEDLQKLPPKNIPSITTSSNTEKTPLKDFSVTLGPAKRCCAPWLKKGEVDLSMLKDRISLLLHRVTNYGPETPGFGISENIVELFNNKGTIVVPEDIARDLCRLRSGTVMLCEWKCFTDEFARYIAEMLTVNAYGELPKTRNEMKKFTKSLGTKQANDYYKSRLDTYRTIRKHISSSLGHKPNFDAPSKQMESDTKGSTAETPSTDASA, via the coding sequence ATGTCTGGCCACTTGGTTTGCAAATCGGGCTTTGGCCTCGGCAAGGTTGCCAAATTGATGTTGGCTTCCGTTGTTGTACTTAGTGCCTTCAGTGGTAACGTTTGGGCTAACGAAGCTGAGGTACCTCAGGAACCCGTTGAGAAAAAGAAGGAGGGTGGTAAGGGTTCGTGGTTTTGGAAAAAGGGTGATTCAGAGAAGGAGGATTTGCAAAAATTGCCTCCCAAAAACATCCCATCAATCACCACCTCGAGTAATACAGAAAAGACACCACTGAAGGACTTTTCTGTTACGCTTGGACCTGCCAAGAGGTGTTGTGCTCCTTGGTTAAAGAAGGGTGAAGTTGATCTTTCTATGTTGAAGGACCGCATTAGTTTATTGTTGCACAGAGTAACTAATTATGGTCCGGAAACGCCTGGATTTGGAATTTCTGAGAACATTGTGGAGCTGTTCAACAATAAAGGCACCATTGTGGTACCAGAAGATATTGCAAGGGATCTTTGTCGTTTGCGTTCAGGCACAGTCATGTTATGTGAATGGAAATGCTTCACCGACGAGTTTGCAAGGTACATAGCTGAAATGCTAACAGTGAATGCCTATGGTGAGCTGCCGAAAACAAGGAACGAAATGAAAAAATTTACCAAATCTTTAGGTACTAAACAAGCTAACGATTACTACAAAAGCAGACTTGATACATATAGGACAATTAGAAAACACATCTCATCCTCATTGGGACATAAGCCAAACTTTGATGCACCGAGTAAACAGATGGAATCAGACACAAAAGGATCCACAGCTGAGACTCCATCAACTGATGCATCTGCATAA
- a CDS encoding diadenosine tetraphosphate (Ap4a) hydrolase family member protein: MADNGGIVKAAGIIVYIVDALLGAPKFLLLKASNKPFHWTPPKGRLDPGESFMEAAYRETWEESGLQKDLIEMDTSFQEVLRYKANGKDKECVYYLGKLTGADPKITISHEHTDYAWVPAKNIGDYCDKESLCEMIAKADLHIRNRLQ; encoded by the exons ATGGCGGACAACGGCGGTATCGTGAAGGCCGCGGGCATCATAGTATACATCGTGGACGCACTTTTGGGTGCCCCCAAGTTCCTACTTCTCAAAGCATCCAACAAACCATTCCACTGGACGCCCCCAAAGG GTAGACTGGATCCCGGGGAATCCTTCATGGAAGCGGCGTACCGGGAGACCTGGGAGGAGTCCGGATTACAGAAGGATTTGATTGAAATGGACACTTCATTCCAGGAG GTCCTGAGGTACAAGGCCAACGGGAAGGACAAGGAATGTGTCTACTACCTCGGCAAACTGACCGGCGCTGATCCAAAAATCACTATATCGCATGAACACACGGACTATGC GTGGGTCCCTGCCAAGAATATCGGCGACTACTGCGACAAAGAATCGCTTTGCGAGATGATAGCCAAGGCTGATCTCCACATACGTAATCGACTGCAGTAA
- a CDS encoding Thrombospondin-Related Anonymous Protein 2 (TRAP2), translating to MKFHALSLWAILGLVGTKFSLSHAQYENNHNSSLLDVPISFLSKLTGLVGSAKKAQPDSTARATDATHFIILAQSGSNLRSKNGNNAIHEFVNEVTNSIAALNGNNRISLVDFSGITTKWLTKRKINKETIRHINFKIDKMFERKHRNIHANLGAALKFLREHLYDNGNSYILNDTTTELAFGNTLGKNTVVFIFTAGYVGDQDSALKEAFEARRNGVRFYVINAGVKSDSCLSQLVGCRHNYHCPNYVATYTADALNKVRNIVKRIGTDHTRDAVCFEEWSPYSSCSKPCGTGMMTSQLLQYRTVVSPSRDNGFFGRTCDEQFSGVKTKHLMCNMQSCGSNRGNFSNAKGSQHRMRRGEAGRLVPRNHPTFLQLQSSNGADDDDEFILTQDDRELSKVKVESEWYKPKVQPPTISEPVQKSREDLEKLRKGDNVDAQRHKHIPQLYDGDKGLDLMLQYAGYPNHYLPKCKARGKDYVIALENTTGYSPQDWSDLHAYVKLLAYTLSSANATNTLSLVRFSNEQKTLLDKVVLNWDNIRYISTKIDEMFENSAKEPQAYLGSALKYMREHIYPNGEKYLLNDKETKLAYANAAGKDTVVFILTNGNVADYDAALKEAFDARRNGVTFYVVDLDSTLNIFWGDVIGCRYHYKCPTYLQKLHWSVMGQIDPAVKRICAEPPKDAVCLENWTQYSSCSKPCGAGVMTAVLKDFTTVLTHSDEYGSMGNTCEEQLRNVKEKKALCNISPCKPGTNVPLDSASDAVPMPAVSADIKEMPATPPVEEGNINGSEQQHTPRREEEGVSNSDSQSHEYSQPSKHDSARGSETETGVNTELNGKASEGSDTLSATNQLRDEGVEQKKASKEPSTTEKETTGNDISQPESQAIDTNDNSHETQTQNVVESERDSPVKNESTISSEIPKVESNRDVPYISGTMPKPTQYLNNNANNVTKNKEPTNEPPASKKNVKVFIGAAIAVIIGILIARGYIRLNRATREQSDIDENTFLNDTTGGQPEVLETQQVVDAENKTWL from the coding sequence ATGAAATTCCATGCGTTGTCTTTATGGGCAATATTGGGACTTGTTGGAACCAAGTTTTCTCTGTCTCATGCTCAATATGAAAATAATCATAATTCATCATTGTTAGATGTTCCCATTAGTTTCCTTAGCAAATTAACCGGACTAGTCGGAAGTGCCAAAAAAGCACAACCCGATTCCACTGCACGTGCTACCGATGCTACTCACTTCATCATTTTAGCTCAAAGTGGATCGAATCTTCGTAGCAAAAATGGCAATAACGCGATTCATGAGTTTGTTAATGAAGTGACAAACTCAATTGCCGCCCTAAATGGTAATAATCGCATTTCCTTGGTAGACTTTTCTGGAATCACAACCAAATGGCTAACGAAAAGGAAAATAAACAAGGAGACGATTAGGCATATAAACTTCAAAATTGATAAGATGTTTGAACGAAAACATAGAAACATTCACGCTAATCTTGGAGCTGCCTTGAAATTCCTACGTGAACATCTTTACGACAATGGCAATTCATATATTCTAAATGATACAACCACTGAACTGGCTTTTGGAAACACACTGGGTAAAAACACCGTGGTTTTCATTTTCACAGCGGGTTATGTAGGTGACCAGGATTCAGCTTTGAAAGAAGCATTTGAAGCACGTCGTAATGGTGTAAGATTTTACGTTATTAATGCAGGAGTTAAATCAGATAGTTGTTTGTCCCAGTTGGTAGGCTGCCGTCATAACTACCATTGTCCGAATTATGTCGCCACATATACAGCCGACGCTCTTAATAAGGTAAGAAACATAGTAAAACGCATAGGAACGGATCACACAAGGGATGCTGTCTGTTTTGAAGAATGGTCTCCATATTCATCATGCAGCAAGCCTTGCGGTACAGGAATGATGACCTCTCAATTACTCCAATATAGAACTGTAGTGTCACCGAGCAGAGATAACGGTTTCTTTGGTCGTACATGTGATGAACAATTTAGTGGTGTGAAAACCAAGCATTTAATGTGCAACATGCAATCATGTGGTTCGAATCGTGGTAATTTTAGCAACGCGAAGGGATCACAACACCGTATGAGACGTGGAGAAGCCGGGCGTTTGGTGCCAAGAAATCATCCAACATTCCTCCAATTGCAATCTTCCAACGGAgctgatgatgatgatgagtTTATATTAACGCAGGACGATCGTGAACTTTCCAAGGTAAAGGTTGAATCGGAATGGTATAAACCTAAGGTTCAACCCCCTACCATATCTGAACCCGTTCAAAAGTCTCGAGAAGATTTAGAAAAACTTAGGAAAGGCGACAATGTTGACGCCCAGAGGCATAAACATATTCCTCAATTGTATGACGGTGATAAAGGTCTTGACCTGATGCTACAATACGCAGGCTATCCAAATCATTATCTACCAAAATGTAAGGCCAGGGGTAAGGATTATGTAATAGCGCTGGAAAATACTACCGGATATTCACCTCAAGATTGGTCTGATCTTCATGCTTATGTCAAACTACTGGCTTATACACTATCTTCTGCCAACGCTACTAACACTCTGTCGTTGGTGCGATTCTCAAATGAGCAGAAAACTTTGTTGGACAAAGTGGTGCTTAACTGGGACAATATAAGATACATATCGACGAAAATTGACGAGATGTTTGAAAATTCCGCCAAGGAGCCGCAGGCATATTTGGGAAGTGCGCTCAAATACATGAGAGAACACATTTACCCCAATGGAGAGAAGTATCTGCTTAATGATAAGGAGACTAAATTGGCATACGCAAATGCCGCAGGAAAGGATACTGTCGTCTTCATACTTACTAATGGTAACGTTGCGGACTATGATGCAGCCTTAAAAGAAGCATTTGACGCACGTCGTAATGGTGTTACTTTCTATGTAGTCGATTTAGACTCCACATTGAACATCTTTTGGGGAGATGTGATAGGTTGTCGCTACCATTATAAATGCCCAACTTATTTGCAAAAGTTACATTGGAGTGTCATGGGTCAAATTGATCCAGCTGTCAAACGCATATGTGCCGAACCTCCCAAAGATGCTGTGTGCCTCGAAAATTGGACACAATATTCGTCTTGTAGCAAGCCATGTGGCGCAGGTGTCATGACGGCCGTTTTGAAGGACTTCACAACCGTGCTCACCCATAGTGATGAATATGGATCCATGGGGAATACATGTGAAGAACAGTTGCGTAATGTCAAGGAAAAGAAGGCTCTTTGCAACATTAGTCCTTGCAAGCCTGGCACCAATGTACCATTAGACAGTGCTTCGGATGCCGTACCAATGCCGGCCGTTTCTGCAGATATCAAGGAAATGCCTGCTACACCCCCTGTTGAAGAAGGAAACATTAATGGATCTGAACAGCAACATACGCCAAGGCGTGAGGAAGAGGGTGTTTCTAACTCAGATTCGCAAAGTCATGAGTATTCCCAGCCTTCAAAACATGATAGTGCTAGGGGATCAGAGACAGAAACTGGTGTTAATACCGAATTGAATGGGAAAGCATCGGAAGGAAGTGACACATTATCTGCTACAAACCAGCTGCGTGATGAAGGAGTAGAACAGAAGAAGGCTTCAAAAGAACCAAGTACCACAGAAAAGGAGACTACAGGCAATGATATCTCGCAACCGGAAAGTCAGGCAATTGATACCAATGATAATAGCCATGAGACTCAAACTCAAAATGTAGTAGAGAGTGAAAGAGACTCTCCAGTTAAAAACGAAAGTACGATCTCATCGGAAATCCCGAAGGTGGAAAGTAATAGGGATGTCCCATATATATCGGGAACCATGCCCAAACCTACCCAATACCTAAACAACAATGCAAACAACGTTACAAAGAACAAGGAACCCACAAACGAACCACCTGCATCAAAGAAAAACGTAAAAGTATTCATAGGTGCTGCAATTGCTGTAATCATTGGAATACTTATAGCTCGTGGATACATACGACTAAATAGAGCAACGCGTGAACAATCAGATATCGATGAAAATACCTTCTTGAACGACACTACGGGCGGTCAACCTGAAGTACTCGAAACACAACAAGTTGTGGATGCAGAGAACAAAACATGGTTGTAA
- a CDS encoding Iron-binding zinc finger CDGSH type family protein, producing MSDPFDCYDKLDFNTRKLPLYSHVIRRFPKANEPETVVRLCRCWQSHKFPYCDDTHRLLVEAGDDVGPFVARLRSDNTGKKRFVKLRQMEHVPRALSSSVLQLVASPGSAVLVSVGAIVIGSAWTFSGHF from the exons ATGTCTGATCCATTTGATTGTTATGACAAATTGGATTTCAATACCAGGAAACTTCCTCTATACTCTCAT GTAATTAGGCGCTTCCCTAAAGCAAATGAACCTGAAACTGTGGTTAGGCTTTGTCGTTGCTGGCAATCGCATAAATTTCCATATTGTGACGACACTCATAGG TTACTAGTGGAGGCAGGTGATGATGTGGGCCCTTTCGTTGCACGTTTGCGTTCTGACAACACAGGAAAAAAGCGTTTTGTTAAGTTACGTCAAATGGAACATGTACCTCGAGCGTTGTCTTCGTCAGTGTTGCAACTAGTTGCTTCACCTGGTTCGGCGGTATTGG TATCTGTTGGGGCTATCGTCATTGGTTCAGCGTGGACGTTCAGTGGTCATTTTTGA
- a CDS encoding putative u6 snRNA-associated sm-like protein Lsm2, translated as MLFFNFFQSLAEKGASVTVELKNDLQLTGRLHAVDQYLNFKLSNVTASDTERYPHLLSVVNCFVRGSVVRYVYLNSSDVNTEELQELCRREAMKSNVDK; from the exons ATG TTATTCTTCAACTTCTTCCAATCGCTTGCGGAGAAGGGCGCGAGTGTAACGGTTGAGTTAAAGAACGATCTACAGCTGACTGGCCGTCTTCATGCTGTGGACCAGTACCTCAACTTCAAGCTGAGCAATGTGACGGCCAGTGACACCGAGCGTTACCCTCACCTG CTGTCGGTTGTGAATTGCTTTGTGAGAGGCTCAGTGGTGCGTTACGTCTACCTCAATAGCTCCGACGTCAACACTGAGGAGCTCCAGGAGCTGTGTCGCCGCGAGGCCATGAAGTCTAACGTAGACAAGTAA
- a CDS encoding diadenosine tetraphosphate (Ap4a) hydrolase family member protein gives MADNGGIVKAAGIIVYIVDALLGAPKFLLLKASNKPFHWTPPKGRLDPGESFMEAAYRETWEESGLQKDLIEMDTSFQEVLRYKANGKDKECVYYLGKLTGADPKITISHEHTDYAWVPAKNIGDYCDKESLCEMIAKADLHIRNQLQ, from the exons ATGGCGGACAACGGCGGTATCGTGAAGGCCGCGGGCATCATAGTATACATCGTGGACGCACTTTTGGGTGCCCCCAAGTTCCTACTTCTCAAAGCATCCAACAAACCATTCCACTGGACGCCCCCAAAGG GTAGACTGGATCCCGGGGAATCCTTCATGGAAGCGGCGTACCGGGAGACCTGGGAGGAGTCCGGATTACAGAAGGATTTGATTGAAATGGACACTTCATTCCAGGAG GTCCTGAGGTACAAGGCCAACGGGAAGGACAAGGAATGTGTCTACTACCTCGGCAAACTGACCGGCGCTGATCCAAAAATCACTATATCGCATGAACACACGGACTATGC GTGGGTCCCTGCCAAGAATATCGGCGACTACTGCGACAAAGAATCGCTTTGCGAGATGATAGCCAAGGCTGATCTCCACATACGTAATCAACTGCAGTAA